Below is a genomic region from Thermithiobacillus plumbiphilus.
TGCCGGCACGCTTTCTGGTGTACATGCCCTATGTGCGGCATATCGGCGTGTCCACCCGCATCGAGTCCGCCGAGGAACGCGCGCGCCTCAAGGAGATCCTGGAGGCCCAGGTGCCTGAGGACGAAACCGGCGGCTACATCATCCGCACCCTGGCTGAGGGCGCTTCCGCCGAGGATCTGGCGCGCGACATCCGCTTCCTGAAAAAACTCTGGACCGGCATCCAGACCCGCATCAGCGAGAGCGGCGCGCCCGCCGAGGTGCACCAGGATCTCAACCTCGCCATGCGCACCATGCGCGACGTGATCTCCGAGGACATCCAGAAGGTGCGCATCGACTCGCGCGAAACCTACCAGACGGCCATCCATTTCGCCGAACGGCTGATCCCCGAGGTCCTCGAAGGCATCGAGCTCTATACCGGCGAACGGCCACTCTTTGAGCTTTATTCGGTCGAGGACGAGATCGCCCGCGCGCTGGAGCGCAAGGTGCCGCTGAAGTCGGGCGGGTATCTGGTGATCGACCAGACCGAGGCCCTGACCACGGTGGACGTGAACACCGGCGGCTTTGTCGGCAAGCGCAACCTCGAAGAAACCATATTAAAGACCAATCTCGAAGCGGCCCAGGCCATCGCCCGCCAGCTACGTCTGCGCAACCTCGGCGGCATCATCATCGTCGACTTCATCGACATGCAGGACGAGGAGCACAAGCGCCGCGTGCACCGGGCCCTGGAAAAGGCGCTGGCCCGCGACCGGGTGCGCACCACCCTGACGCAGATCTCGGCGCTGGGCTTGATCGAGATGACCCGCAAGCGCTCGCGCGAGAGCCTGGCGCGCGTGCTCTGCGAGCCCTGCCCCTACTGCAGCGGTCGGGGCATCATGAAGACCGCGCAGACGCTCTGCTATGAGATCTTTCGCGAGATCATGCGCGAATTCCGCGCCTATCCGGCGGAGAAATTCATGGTGATGGCCAGCAAGCGGGTGGTGGAAACCCTGATGGACGACGAGAACGCCGGACTGGCGGCTCTGGAGGAGTTCATCCAGCGGCCCATCGTGCTGCAGGTCGAACCGGATTACACCCAGGAGCAGTTCGACATCATCCTGATGTAGAAAAAAGCCCGCCGGGTGGCGGGCTCAATACGAGGAGAGTTGCTGCGCGGGGCGCTGGTGCGCCCCTGTTGTTTTGCTTACCAGTCCACCTGGGCACGGGCCATGAAGAAGTTGTCGTCGCTTTCGGGCACACCGGTGTTGTTGCCGTAGTCGAGCATTTCATAGTTGGCCATGAAACGCAGGTGCGAGGTGGCATACCAGTTGGCGCCAAGGGTGGTCTGCTTGACATCGTCCTGGCCGGCCTGATCAAGCTTCAGCACGCCATAACGGGCGGCCAGTTCGACGGCGTTGCCGCTGGTCTTGATGCGGCCAAAGGCGCCCTTGTTGGCCACATAGTTGCGTGATTCGCCGGTGGGGAAGAAGCTGGCCTGCACGTACCAGCCGGAGGGATCGCTGTTATGTGTCGGGTCTAGATAGTCGTTGAAAGCCTTCATGTATTCGCCCTGGATGGAGGCGGGGCCGAACACGGCCGCGGCTTCCAGGCCACCAATGGTGCTCTTGTCGAGATCCACGAAATTCGGGTTGCCGATATGATAACCGGCTGGCTCTTTATTGTTCGTATCACCTGTAGTAATTGCACCACTGGAAGTATAAAGAGAGCTGGAATGCACGTCGATGTAGTTCACCGCGGCACCCAGGTGCACGGCTGTGGTCTTGGTGGCGATGGGGGCGAAAGTCACGCGGCCAGCCACACTGTACTTGGGATCCTGGCCCTTGCTGGTTCCCTTGCCAAACATACCGACTGTGGCGGAGTAGTTGGAACCACCCGTGTGCAGGGCCGCACCCACATTACGGCTGGGGGCGAACTGGCCGTTGACAATGGTACGGTCCATGAAGGTCATGTACTTGGAGCTGGTCAGTTCTTCCAGGCCGAAGGGTTCCTTGAAGTTACCGATCAGCACCGAGGCGGGCTTGAAGCCCTTGTAAGCTAGGTAGATGTCCTTGGCGGACGCGCTGCCGGAGGCAAAATCGTATTCGATCTTGAAGCCCCAGTCCGGGCTGACCGTACCGCTCAGGTTCAGCCGGGCGCGATCGAGCTGGCTGTCGAAATCAGTTTCCTGTGCACTGGAAGATGGTTCAAATCCTTTTGACCCGTTGATGCCGCGTCCAAACTCACCATCAACCATGATACGGCCACCCGCCTTGACCTTGATTTCAGCCATGGCGTTACCGCTCACACCTGCTACCGCTGCGGCGACCGCCGCCATCAGAATATACTTGCGCATGTTGCACTCCTGTTGTGATGAACTGATCTACGGGTGCCTATGCTAGGGCGCTTATATTTCAGATTGATGACAGTTGCATGAAGATTTGGTTAAAAACGAAACATCTGTTGTTCGCGCGCCACGTCTCCAGCGCCTGATTCCAAGATACGGGCCGGCGTCTATAATTGCCCGATATGCCAACAATAATGATGAGTTCTCGGCTCCTGGTCCTGCTGCTTTGCGGTGGCCTGCTTGCCCTGTTGCAGGGCTGCGCGCACCGGCTGGACGGCCGGGTGCGTCTGGGCGCACCCTTGCCCCATGGTCTCGAGCAGGCAGCCTTTCAGCGCGCGGCCGCAGGCATCGGGCACGCCCCGATCCTGTCCGGCAACCGGGTGGATATCCTCAACAATGGCCAGATGATCTTTCCGGCCATGCTCGACGCCATTGGCCAGGCGAAATCCAGCATCAATCTCGAAAGCTATATCTTCTGGTCTGACGGGGTGGGCAGCCTGTTTGCCGAGGCCCTGAGCGAGCGGGCCCGGGCCGGCGTGCAGGTGCGGGTGCTGCTGGATGCGGTGGGGTCGCGCAAGCTCGGGGCTGACTTGCAGGAAAAGATGCGGGCGGCTGGCTGCCAGGTGGTCTGGTACCGGCCAGCGGCCCTGCGCACCTTAGGGCACGTGAACGACCGCACGCATCGGCGCATTCTGGTGGTGGATGGCCGGGCCGGATTCACCGGCAGCGTGGGAATTGCCGATCCCTGGCGCGGCAAGGCCCAGAGTCCGGACCATTGGCGCGACACCCAGGTGCGCATCACGGGCCCCCTGGTGGCGCAGATGCAGGCGGCCTTCGCCGAGGGCTGGCAGGAAGCCACCGGCGAAGCCCTGCTGGGGCCGGCGATCTATCCCGAGCTGGCGGCAACCGGCAGCGACAGGGCACAGATCGTGAGCACCTCGCCGCTGGGGGCTGCCACTCCGCGCCTGCGCCTGCTGTTCGAACTGGCCATCCGCTCGGCGCAGAAACGCATTTATATTGCCAATTCATACTTCGTGCCGGATGCGGCCCTGCTCGATGCGCTGGGTCAGGCCGCTCGCCGGGGCGTGGATGTGCGCATCCTGTTGCCCGGCGCCTACATCGATGTGCCGTTCATCCAGCCGATCAGCCGGGCACGGCTGGGCCGGTTGTTGCGAGATGGCGTGAAGGTGTACGAGTATCAGCCCACCATGATGCACAGCAAGTACATGGTTGTGGACGGGGTCTGGTCGAGCCTGGGTTCGTCGAATCTGGACAACCGCTCCTTCGCCAGCAACAATGAACTCAACGTCCAGGTCTACGGACAATCTTTCGCCAGGGGACTGGAGGCGGTATTCCTCGCGGATCTTGCCAAAAGCCGGGTTTATGGCCTGACGGACTGGCAAGCCCGTTCGAGCTGGCAGCGCCTGCAGGCGAGACTGCTGTCGATCCTGGAACCCGCACTCTGAACCGTTATGAACGGCATTCCACCCTTTTCCACGCCAAACAGCGAGGAGCCGAACCAATGAATCTCGAATTGATCAGCTTTCCCCTTTGTCCCTTCGTGCAACGTTCCATGGTCACGCTGCTGCATAAGGGGGTTGATTTCCGCGTCACATACATCGACCTTGATAACAAGCCGGAATGGTTTCTGGAGATTTCTCCGACCGGGAAGGTACCGGTGCTGCGGGTCGAGAGTACCGTCCTTTTCGAGTCGGCAGTCATCAACGAATACATTGACGAAGTCACCGAGCCACGCCTGCATCCGGCTGATCCGCTGACCCGAGCCAGCCACCGGGCATGGATAGAGTACGGATCGTCACTGCTGGTCGATCAATTCAACCTCATGCTGGCGCGTGACTCGGAAGGTCTGAACGCGATGGCCGAAAGGTTTTTCAAGCGTCTGCAGATGCTGGAGTCACAGTTGGTCGGCCCATTTTTCCAGGGCCCGGACTTCTCGCTCGTGGATGCAGCCTTCGCCCCGCTTTTTCAGCGCCTGGAGATCATGCAGCGCCTTCATCCCAGTCTGGGCTGG
It encodes:
- the rng gene encoding ribonuclease G, with product MSEEILINVTPQEIRVATVENGVLQEVQIERSRSKGLLGNIYKGQVARVLPGMQAAFVDIGLERAGFLHAADVIHSGQDPNVLPRMVGEGIASNGNGHGNHQPIDELLRDGQQIVVQVIKDPLGSKGARLTTHITLPARFLVYMPYVRHIGVSTRIESAEERARLKEILEAQVPEDETGGYIIRTLAEGASAEDLARDIRFLKKLWTGIQTRISESGAPAEVHQDLNLAMRTMRDVISEDIQKVRIDSRETYQTAIHFAERLIPEVLEGIELYTGERPLFELYSVEDEIARALERKVPLKSGGYLVIDQTEALTTVDVNTGGFVGKRNLEETILKTNLEAAQAIARQLRLRNLGGIIIVDFIDMQDEEHKRRVHRALEKALARDRVRTTLTQISALGLIEMTRKRSRESLARVLCEPCPYCSGRGIMKTAQTLCYEIFREIMREFRAYPAEKFMVMASKRVVETLMDDENAGLAALEEFIQRPIVLQVEPDYTQEQFDIILM
- a CDS encoding OprO/OprP family phosphate-selective porin, which translates into the protein MRKYILMAAVAAAVAGVSGNAMAEIKVKAGGRIMVDGEFGRGINGSKGFEPSSSAQETDFDSQLDRARLNLSGTVSPDWGFKIEYDFASGSASAKDIYLAYKGFKPASVLIGNFKEPFGLEELTSSKYMTFMDRTIVNGQFAPSRNVGAALHTGGSNYSATVGMFGKGTSKGQDPKYSVAGRVTFAPIATKTTAVHLGAAVNYIDVHSSSLYTSSGAITTGDTNNKEPAGYHIGNPNFVDLDKSTIGGLEAAAVFGPASIQGEYMKAFNDYLDPTHNSDPSGWYVQASFFPTGESRNYVANKGAFGRIKTSGNAVELAARYGVLKLDQAGQDDVKQTTLGANWYATSHLRFMANYEMLDYGNNTGVPESDDNFFMARAQVDW
- a CDS encoding phospholipase D-like domain-containing protein, producing MSSRLLVLLLCGGLLALLQGCAHRLDGRVRLGAPLPHGLEQAAFQRAAAGIGHAPILSGNRVDILNNGQMIFPAMLDAIGQAKSSINLESYIFWSDGVGSLFAEALSERARAGVQVRVLLDAVGSRKLGADLQEKMRAAGCQVVWYRPAALRTLGHVNDRTHRRILVVDGRAGFTGSVGIADPWRGKAQSPDHWRDTQVRITGPLVAQMQAAFAEGWQEATGEALLGPAIYPELAATGSDRAQIVSTSPLGAATPRLRLLFELAIRSAQKRIYIANSYFVPDAALLDALGQAARRGVDVRILLPGAYIDVPFIQPISRARLGRLLRDGVKVYEYQPTMMHSKYMVVDGVWSSLGSSNLDNRSFASNNELNVQVYGQSFARGLEAVFLADLAKSRVYGLTDWQARSSWQRLQARLLSILEPAL
- a CDS encoding glutathione S-transferase family protein, whose amino-acid sequence is MNLELISFPLCPFVQRSMVTLLHKGVDFRVTYIDLDNKPEWFLEISPTGKVPVLRVESTVLFESAVINEYIDEVTEPRLHPADPLTRASHRAWIEYGSSLLVDQFNLMLARDSEGLNAMAERFFKRLQMLESQLVGPFFQGPDFSLVDAAFAPLFQRLEIMQRLHPSLGWTDLPRLQAWSQALLALSAVQQSVPQDFDAQFAAYLRRKGSCLI